The following is a genomic window from Collimonas fungivorans Ter331.
CACCTCAAGCTGCGCCCGGGCACCAATGTCGCCCTGATCACCGCGCTGGCGCATGTGATCCTGTCCGAAGGTTTGCAGAAAGAAGATTTTGTTGCCGAACGCTGTGACCAGAAGTCGTACGCGGACTGGAAGGAATTTGTCCTGCGGCCGGACAATTCGCCGGAGATGATGGCTGACGTCACCGGCGTGCCTGCCGAGCAATTGCGCGGCGCGGCGCGTTTGTTCGCCGCCGCCGGCAACGGCGCGATCTACTACGGCCTCGGCGTGACCGAACATGCGCAGGGTTCAACCATGGTGATCGGCATCGCCAACCTGGCCATGGCGACCGGCAATGTCGGCCGCGAAGGCGTCGGCGTCAATCCGCTGCGCGGACAGAACAATGTCCAGGGTTCTTGCGACATGGGTTCCTTCCCGCATGAATTGCCGGGTTACCGCCATGTCTCGGACAGCACCGTGCGTGGTGAATTCGAACAAGCCTGGGGTGTTACCCTGAGCCCGGAGCCGGGTTTGCGTATCCCCAACATGTTCGATGCCGCCATGGACGGCAGTTTCATGGGCCTGTATTGCGAAGGCGAGGACATCGTGCAGTCCGATCCGAATACCCAGCACGTGACAGCGGCGCTATCGAACATGGAATGCATCGTGGTGCAGGATTTGTTCCTGAACGAGACCGCCAAATATGCCCACGTATTCCTGCCGGGTTCGTCGTTCCTGGAAAAGGACGGCACCTTCACCAATGCCGAGCGGCGGATTTCGCGTGTGCGCAAGGTAATGCCTGCCAAGGCCGGCCTGTCCGACTGGGAAGTCACGGTGGCCCTGGCCAAGGCGCTGGGTTACGACATGCCATATACGCACCCATCGGAAATCATGGATGAAATCGCGGCCTTGACGCCGACTTTCCATGGCGTCAGCTACGCCAAGCTGGAGCAGGCCGGCAGCCTGCAATGGCCGTGCAACGATGCGGCGCCGGACGGCACGCCTATCATGCACATCAAGGAATTCGTGCGCGGCAAGGGCAAGTTCATCAATACTCAGTATTTCGCCACCGATGAAAAGGTGACGCTGAAATTCCCGCTGATACTGACTACCGGCCGCATCCTGTCGCAATACAATGTCGGCGCCCAGACCCGGCGCACCGAGAATGTCGAATGGCATAGCGAGGACCGGCTGGAAATCCATCCGCATGATGCCGAGGACCGCGGCATCAAGGATGACGACTGGGTCGGCATCGAGTCGCGTGCAGGACAGACGGTATTGCGGGCGACGGTGACGGAACGGGTGCAGCCGGGCGTGGTGTACACCACCTTCCATTTCCCGGAATCGGGCGCGAACGTGATCACCACCGATAATTCGGACTGGGCCACCAACTGTCCGGAGTATAAAGTGACGGCGGTGCAGGTGATGCCGGTCAGCCAGCCGTCGACATGGCAGAAGCAGTTCAGCCGTTTCACCGAGCAGCAGCTGAAGCTGCTGCAGGGGCAGTCCGGGCATGCGGCTGAAACAGCGGTCAGTAAATAACGGTACAAAGGAAACGCATGGTCTCACCCGAATACGCCAGCAGCACCGAAGTCGAGGTAGAGCAGTGGCGTAACGGCGCTGTCGGCAAGAGTCGCGACGTGGTTGCGGAAGAGGTGCCGGTGGCGCTGGAATACAACGGCATTTCGCACGCCGTGATGATGGCGTCGCCTGCCGACCTGGAAGATTTTGCGCTGGGTTTTTCCTTGACCGAGGGCATCTTGCAGGATCGCAGCGAGCTGTTCGATTGTGAAGTCGTCACGGCGGCCGACGGCATCCAGGTGCAGATGCAGATCGCCACCGAGCGTTTTGTCGCGCTCAAGGAAAAACGACGCAACTTGACCGGCCGCACCGGCTGCGGCTTATGCGGCGCGGAAACCTTGCAGCAGGCGGTGCGCAAGCCGGCGCCGGTGCTGTCCGCTGCGCGCTTTTCAGCGGCCGGCATTTATGCAGCGATGGCCGAGATGCAACAGCAGCAGCATTTGCAGAAAGTGACTGGCGCTACCCATGCCGCCGCATGGCTGCAGGCGGACGGCAAGATCGCGCTGGTGCGAGAAGACGTGGGCCGGCATAACGCCCTCGATAAATTGATTGGAGCCCTGTCGCAAGAAAATCCGCGGCGGGATTTTTCCAGCGGCGCGGTGCTGATCACCAGCCGTGCCAGTTATGAAATGGTGCAGAAGGCAGCCAGCATGAGCTGCGGTTTCATCGTCGCGGTGTCGGCGCCGACCGCGCTGGCGATCCGGCTGGCGGAGCAGGCTAACGTGACCTTGCTCGGTTTCGTGCGGCAGCCCGGACACGTGGTATACGCCCACCCGCAACGGCTATTGCCGTGAATGCAGCAGAAAGGTAGACATATGAATCTGGAACACCTGGTGAAGATGGCGAATCAGATCGGCGCCTTCTTCGAGACCATGCCCGACCGCTCGCAAGCCATGGCGGATTTCGCTAGCCACCTGAAGCGCAGCTGGGAGCCGCGCATGCGGCGCGAATTGCTGGCGTATATCGAAACGCAAGGCGGTCCGGAGCTCAATCCGATGGTGCTGGAGGCGGTGCGCCTGCACGCCGCCACCTTGCAATAACCTTCAATCGCCTTAGGGCAGAAACACCATCTGCGAAGGGCTGCCCAGCCCGGTATACCTGTCGATGAATTCCAGCTTGCCGCTGCGCTTGTCGATGGCGAACTGGGTGATATTGTCGCTGCGCTGGTTCAGTGCGTAGATATAGCGGCCTTGCGGCTCGATCACGAGGCCGCGCGGATAGTCGCCGCGGGTCCAGGTTTCTCCTACCCAGCTCAGTTTTCCTTCGGCGCCGACGGCGAACTGGGCGATGCTGTTGTGCAGGCGGTTCGCGACGTACAGGAAGCGGCCGTCATGGCTCAAGGTCAAGCCCGAGGCAAAACTGGTGCCCTGATAATTTTCCGGCAGGCTTGAGATGGTTTGCTGTTCCTGCAAAGTTCCGCTGGCCTGGTCGAAGTGGTACAGCGTCAGCGTCGAGGCTTCCTCGTTGATCAGGTACACGTATTTACCGTTGGGGTGGAACACGAAATGGCGCGGGCCGGCGCCT
Proteins encoded in this region:
- the fdhD gene encoding formate dehydrogenase accessory sulfurtransferase FdhD; its protein translation is MVSPEYASSTEVEVEQWRNGAVGKSRDVVAEEVPVALEYNGISHAVMMASPADLEDFALGFSLTEGILQDRSELFDCEVVTAADGIQVQMQIATERFVALKEKRRNLTGRTGCGLCGAETLQQAVRKPAPVLSAARFSAAGIYAAMAEMQQQQHLQKVTGATHAAAWLQADGKIALVREDVGRHNALDKLIGALSQENPRRDFSSGAVLITSRASYEMVQKAASMSCGFIVAVSAPTALAIRLAEQANVTLLGFVRQPGHVVYAHPQRLLP
- the fdhF gene encoding formate dehydrogenase subunit alpha translates to MNQLNDLDYGTPAKQSEKSVTLEIDGVSVEVAAGTSVMRAAVEAGINVPKLCATDSLEPFGSCRLCLVEIDGKKGYPASCTTPCEPGMKVKTQTSKLADIRRGVMELYISDHPLDCLTCPTNGNCELQDMAGVTGLREVRYGYEGDNHLKMKKDESNPYFTYDPSKCIVCNRCVRACEETQGTFALTIDGRGFESRVSAGQMDSFMESECVSCGACVQACPTATLTEKTVIMMGQAEHSKITTCAYCGVGCSFKAEMKGNEVVRMVPHKDGKANHGHSCVKGRFAWGYATHKDRITKPMIRSKITDPWREVSWDEALTYAASEFRRIQAKHGKDSIGGITSSRCTNEETYLVQKLVRAAFGNNNVDTCARVCHSPTGYGLKQTLGESAGTQTFDSVMKSDVIMVIGANPVAAHPVFASQMKRRLRQGAKLIVVDPRTTEMVKSPHVQADFHLKLRPGTNVALITALAHVILSEGLQKEDFVAERCDQKSYADWKEFVLRPDNSPEMMADVTGVPAEQLRGAARLFAAAGNGAIYYGLGVTEHAQGSTMVIGIANLAMATGNVGREGVGVNPLRGQNNVQGSCDMGSFPHELPGYRHVSDSTVRGEFEQAWGVTLSPEPGLRIPNMFDAAMDGSFMGLYCEGEDIVQSDPNTQHVTAALSNMECIVVQDLFLNETAKYAHVFLPGSSFLEKDGTFTNAERRISRVRKVMPAKAGLSDWEVTVALAKALGYDMPYTHPSEIMDEIAALTPTFHGVSYAKLEQAGSLQWPCNDAAPDGTPIMHIKEFVRGKGKFINTQYFATDEKVTLKFPLILTTGRILSQYNVGAQTRRTENVEWHSEDRLEIHPHDAEDRGIKDDDWVGIESRAGQTVLRATVTERVQPGVVYTTFHFPESGANVITTDNSDWATNCPEYKVTAVQVMPVSQPSTWQKQFSRFTEQQLKLLQGQSGHAAETAVSK
- a CDS encoding formate dehydrogenase subunit delta translates to MNLEHLVKMANQIGAFFETMPDRSQAMADFASHLKRSWEPRMRRELLAYIETQGGPELNPMVLEAVRLHAATLQ